AGCCTTATCGATCAGGCGGCCCGCACAGCCGCCATCGGCTTCACATTCTGGTTCATGCGGAACAGATTGTTCGGATCGTAGCGCAGCTTGATTTCAGCGAGACGCGCATAATTGGCGCCGTAAGCCATCTCAACCCGATCCGTCTCGTCCTCCGGCATGAAATTGATATAGGCAGTACCGACCGCATGCGGTTTGGTCGCGTCGAACAGCTCGCGCGCCCAGCCGATGCAACTTCCGTCCATCGAGCCTTCCCGCCAGCGTGCATGAACATTCATGACGAAATGCGAGCTGCGCTGCGGAAACGCCGTGGCTTCAGTCGGAACACGGCCAGCCGCGCCGCCGACATGGCCGATGAATATTTCGCATTCCGGTCCCGGTAACTTACGCACGGCGCTGAGGAGAACATCGATCGCCGCATCCGAAAGTGCGGCGAAATCCTGGCTCTTCCAGTAATTGCGCGCCCCCGGTGTCAGAAGCGGATCGAAGGCCTGCTGCCAGCCGGTAAATGGCACGGGACCCACGACGTCGGCGATCGGCTTCCCGATCGCCCGCAATCGCGCCGTTGCGGGTTCACCGGCTGCAATGTCGCCGCAATAGCACATGGCGAGCACTACGATCTCCTTGCCATGCCATTCCGCTGGAAGGAACGGCAGCGGCGGAGCCTGGCGCATCACCACCCAACAGGTCAGTTCATCGGGGGCCGCATCCAGGGCCTCACGATATTCCCGCAGAACGTTCTCCGCATCGTCGAAGGGATGCACCACCAGCCCCGCGAGCACTTCGGAATGCAGCGGGTTGAGCTGGAATTCGAAGGAGGTGACGACGCCGAAATTACCACCGCCGCCACGTAGTGCCCAGAAGAGATCCGGTCTTTCCGTCTCGCTCGCCTTGACCAGTTCGCCAGCGGCCGTCACCACATCGACCGAAACCAGATTATCGAGGGTCAGCCCGAACTTACGGGTGAGCCAGCCGAAACCACCGCCGAGCGTCAACCCGGCGATGCCGGTCGTCGAATTGATGCCAGTCGGCAGTACCAGCCCAAAGGCCAGCGTTTCCTTGTCGATGTCGCCAAGTGTGGCACCCGGCTCGATCCTGGCGCGTCGTATCTCGGGATCGACCCGGACCGATTTCATCGCCGACAGGTCGATGACGACACCACCCTCGCAGACGGCGTTGCCGGCAATGCCATGGCCACCGCCGCGCACCGAGACGAGCAGATTATTGTCGCGTGCAAACCGCACCGCACGCACCACATCGGCAGCACCCGCGCAACGCGCGATAAGGCCCGGCCGGCGGTCGATCATCGCATTCCAGATCGCCCGCGCCTCATTGTAGTTCGTATCGCCGCTGGTCAGGAGATTGCCGCGAAATCCACTGGCAAAAGCATCCATGGCCACGTCATCGACCATTGTCTGCCCCTTTTGCAGGGTCGTCAGGTTCAAATTGTCCATGATTTCCTCCCTGCGACCGGCGCCCCGCACCGTCGCGGCAGGCATTTTGCGCTTGCCAACAGCCGCAAACAAGTTTCGAAAAGGATTAGCTCCGGCGCGGCTGAAGAAACCTGTGGTTTGATGTTGAATTGACATTCGAATTTGATCCGAACTCCGCCATGCAGCAATCCCCGTGAATTAGCCCATAAGTTGTAGGCGGCGGCGCTCGTTGCGCTGTGCGAAAGAACTTTCTGAGGAAGAAGCGTCGCGGAGTCTCTGCGCCTCCTTCAGGTCAGGCATCATTCCCGCAGGATGAAGACGTGGACGGTCCAGCCTGCAATCACGCCTCATACCGCCCCTCCAACGCGAAAACTTTCCTCATTCCCCATTTCCATACTGTCGCCCGTATCCGATTGATGTATGGAGGGAACTCCAGAAAAAGACGTGCACGGAGGCGGCAATGGATCATCAGGATAAATCCAAGGCGGACAAGAACCTGCCGGGCGGCGATCTCGACGAGCAGGCGCTCTTCTTCCATCGCTATCCCCGTCCCGGCAAGCTGGAGATTCAGGCGACCAAGCCGCTCGGCAACCAGCGCGATCTGGCGCTTGCCTATTCACCCGGCGTTGCCGCCCCCTGCCTTGCCATCCGTGACAATCCGGAGACAGCGGCCGATTATACCTCGCGCGCCAATCTTGTCGCTGTGATTTCCAACGGCACTGCCGTGCTCGGACTTGGCAATATCGGCCCGCTGGCTTCGAAGCCGGTCATGGAGGGCAAGGCCGTTCTCTTCAAGAAATTCGCCGGCATTGATGTCTTCGACATCGAGATCGACGCGGCAAGCGTCGAGCAGATGGTCTCGACCGTTTCATCGCTGGAACCGACCTTCGGCGGCATCAACCTCGAAGACATCAAGGCGCCGGAATGTTTCGAGGTCGAGCGGCGCCTACGCGAGAAGATGAAAATTCCGGTCTTCCACGACGACCAGCACGGCACCGCGATCATCGTCGCCGCCGCAATCCTGAACGGGCTGGAACTTGCCGGTAAAGCGATCGAGAACGTCAAGATCGTCGCCTCGGGCGCAGGAGCGGCCGCCCTTGCCTGCCTCAATCTGCTGGTGACGCTCGGCGCTAAACGCGAAAACATCTGGGTCCACGATATTGAAGGCCTCGTCTACGAGGGCCGCACCGAACTGATGGACGAATGGAAGTCCGTCTATGCGCAGAAGAGCGACACGCGCACTCTCGCCGAAAATATCGGTGGCGCCGATGTCTTCCTCGGTCTCTCGGCCGCCGGCGTCCTGAAACCGGAGCTGCTGGCGCAGATGGCGGACAAGCCGCTGATCATGGCCCTTGCTAATCCGACGCCGGAGATCATGCCGGATCTCGCGCGCGCCGCCCGCCCCGACGCAATGATCTGCACCGGCCGCTCGGACTTCGCCAACCAGGTCAACAACGTTCTCTGCTTCCCCTACATTTTCCGCGGCGCGCTCGATTGCGGCGCCGAGACGATCGATGAGGAAATGAAGATGGCTGCCGTG
This DNA window, taken from Rhizobium etli CFN 42, encodes the following:
- a CDS encoding FAD-binding oxidoreductase, with protein sequence MDNLNLTTLQKGQTMVDDVAMDAFASGFRGNLLTSGDTNYNEARAIWNAMIDRRPGLIARCAGAADVVRAVRFARDNNLLVSVRGGGHGIAGNAVCEGGVVIDLSAMKSVRVDPEIRRARIEPGATLGDIDKETLAFGLVLPTGINSTTGIAGLTLGGGFGWLTRKFGLTLDNLVSVDVVTAAGELVKASETERPDLFWALRGGGGNFGVVTSFEFQLNPLHSEVLAGLVVHPFDDAENVLREYREALDAAPDELTCWVVMRQAPPLPFLPAEWHGKEIVVLAMCYCGDIAAGEPATARLRAIGKPIADVVGPVPFTGWQQAFDPLLTPGARNYWKSQDFAALSDAAIDVLLSAVRKLPGPECEIFIGHVGGAAGRVPTEATAFPQRSSHFVMNVHARWREGSMDGSCIGWARELFDATKPHAVGTAYINFMPEDETDRVEMAYGANYARLAEIKLRYDPNNLFRMNQNVKPMAAVRAA